One Deltaproteobacteria bacterium DNA segment encodes these proteins:
- a CDS encoding LysM peptidoglycan-binding domain-containing protein has protein sequence MIRQISRYCVLIVLAFVVLGAEDLARAAGVVTNMRHWTAPDHTRIVFDLTDPPVFTASRQDGVLAVTFRNMTWGETAPRETEFDQSRIGKLSISTSEEGDTLVRLEMANNVETNVFPLKKFMDKPDRLVIDIEFPEVSRRQSRMREQIKVSTDKKIIVIDPGHGGDDPGAVGKNGTYEKDVVLSISRRLKNNLDRHGFFQDYLTRDGDYYVPFNKRLQIAREFGADMFISVHADAARNREARGSSVYCLSSGEASSVAAKILAQNENLADIVGGSREADMKEETNPILINMCQTNTINISKAFGMNVLWELSNVGELKFDRVQEAPFRVLKMPEIPSVLIETAYISNLEEEKLLRSPAFQQKLADTIARAVVRFFLMEPGGEPPLLVQRPKTVGRTSAIAPKPAVFHTVVKGETLSKISREYGVPLRQLLKMNGMRMEDSLYVGKRLKIEEGGGESLAASGGQGGGKPSGRAPAGGGDHKAFFTYTVVKGDSLIRIGDRFGVTLESILALNGLKPGAPLHVGKRLKIEGTDPAVGTRQPGRTYRVKAGDTLLNIAKKQDVPVGTLLKLNGMKL, from the coding sequence ATGATACGCCAAATATCGAGATACTGTGTCCTGATCGTCCTTGCCTTTGTGGTTTTGGGCGCGGAAGACCTGGCCCGCGCGGCGGGGGTCGTCACGAACATGCGCCACTGGACGGCGCCGGATCATACCCGGATTGTTTTCGATCTGACCGATCCGCCCGTTTTCACCGCTTCCCGTCAGGATGGCGTTCTGGCCGTCACGTTCCGGAATATGACCTGGGGTGAGACAGCGCCCCGGGAAACGGAGTTTGACCAATCGCGGATCGGGAAGCTGTCGATTTCCACCTCGGAGGAAGGGGATACCCTGGTTCGCCTGGAGATGGCAAACAATGTGGAGACCAATGTCTTTCCCCTGAAGAAGTTTATGGATAAACCGGACCGCCTGGTGATCGACATCGAGTTTCCGGAAGTAAGCCGGCGGCAAAGCAGGATGCGCGAGCAGATCAAGGTCTCGACGGACAAGAAGATCATTGTCATCGATCCCGGCCATGGCGGCGATGACCCCGGCGCGGTCGGAAAAAACGGAACCTATGAGAAGGATGTCGTTCTGTCGATCAGCCGGCGGCTGAAAAACAACCTCGACCGCCATGGTTTTTTCCAGGACTACCTGACGCGGGACGGCGATTATTACGTTCCTTTCAATAAAAGACTGCAAATCGCCCGGGAATTCGGCGCGGACATGTTCATCAGCGTTCATGCCGACGCGGCGCGAAACAGGGAAGCCCGGGGCAGTTCCGTGTACTGCCTGTCGTCGGGTGAGGCGTCCAGTGTGGCGGCGAAAATCCTGGCGCAGAACGAAAACCTGGCGGACATCGTCGGCGGTTCCCGGGAAGCCGATATGAAGGAAGAAACCAACCCCATTTTGATCAATATGTGCCAGACGAATACGATCAACATCTCCAAAGCGTTCGGCATGAATGTTCTGTGGGAATTGAGCAATGTCGGTGAGCTGAAGTTCGACAGGGTCCAGGAAGCGCCTTTCAGGGTGCTGAAGATGCCTGAAATTCCGTCGGTCCTGATCGAAACGGCCTACATCTCGAACCTGGAGGAGGAAAAACTGCTCCGAAGCCCGGCCTTTCAGCAAAAACTGGCCGATACGATCGCCCGGGCCGTCGTGCGGTTTTTCCTGATGGAGCCGGGCGGGGAGCCGCCCCTTCTCGTTCAGAGGCCGAAAACGGTTGGCCGGACGAGCGCGATCGCGCCGAAACCGGCCGTATTCCATACGGTGGTGAAGGGGGAAACCCTCAGCAAGATTTCCCGGGAGTACGGGGTGCCCTTGCGGCAACTTCTGAAGATGAACGGGATGCGGATGGAAGACTCCCTGTATGTGGGCAAGCGCCTGAAAATCGAAGAGGGGGGCGGGGAAAGCCTCGCGGCGTCTGGAGGGCAAGGTGGCGGGAAACCATCGGGACGTGCCCCGGCCGGCGGTGGGGATCACAAGGCGTTCTTCACCTATACGGTTGTGAAGGGAGACTCCCTGATCCGGATCGGCGATCGTTTTGGCGTGACTCTCGAGAGTATCCTGGCGCTCAACGGGCTGAAACCGGGAGCGCCCCTGCACGTGGGCAAGCGCCTGAAAATCGAGGGAACCGACCCGGCGGTGGGGACGAGACAACCGGGACGGACTTACCGGGTCAAGGCGGGGGACACGCTTCTGAATATCGCTAAGAAACAGGATGTGCCTGTGGGAACGCTGCTGAAGCTCAACGGGATGAAACTC